The Silurus meridionalis isolate SWU-2019-XX chromosome 16, ASM1480568v1, whole genome shotgun sequence genome has a segment encoding these proteins:
- the LOC124398793 gene encoding FERM domain-containing protein 4B-like, with product MTEGRICQVHLLDNRKLELLVQPKLLSRELLDLVSSHFNLKEKEYFGFTFVDDTGQCRWLQLDRRVLEHDFSKKTGPIALNFLVRFYIETISLLKEHTTVELFFLNAKTGIYNGDIEVDSELVFKLAAHVLQEAKGDYTSDEATREDLKKLPTLPTKVLKEHPSLAYCEEKMIEQYKLLKGVSRGQAIVQYLTMVESLPTYGVHYYKVKDKQGMPWWLGISYRGIGQYDIQDKVKPRRLFQWKQLENLYFREKKFAVEVNDPHRRAVTKRTFGQTGLVIYTWYANHSLIKTIWVMAISQHQFYLDRKQSKAKMTAARSLGDIAVDLTENGAAKTTKLNVGTKNQLIMASNGSLVSTGSADSEMNDEQKKEKLAELRLKEKQIQDVLSLKMAELKEICLREAELTGKLPKEYPMSAGEKPPGVRRRIGTSFKLDELFPYNEDPYLRNLESRFALQRKIVEAAKKLASEPEIGKTVKKKRRRNCLDAMQKLQEIEDEMNRYRVKKGKRPKQRASRIIAEELGQSECSSLSDSIPLDDNDVSQRRRSRSLQCSPLLSAPPPVSLDYDTQRRSSESDTHHDTALSRLECDSQSGLYYTSNDASSACSSPYKTVPRRQAELHNVAQTLAMTRNAYSSSQLGSEGPAHAFRHRSGSLESQSNFLCYSGSERSVFPGRRSNSSEVLDDCSSVSSADFGPPCPSTPPYLTTLSLHHQHSTGSMPNLVPHHTHPHAHTHTHPRTPYSPAAYYLPGYATADYEPYTNANANGAYVYENELEGHYNVNPSYHAHGYHGNGRSKNYGMVHNPYATLRPPRSRNELLAKSMQKALVVEHLRGWYNRNTAARRPVYGYEYDRGYPHHLGYQTLPAPFSRSSRTSSYSSVSSTASGGQNWHGNADLGRSESEVDGDVTPTSQKSFAGAYSPTRSRFHAECSPSRLADSLPHTSECGEVFSNDTDH from the exons ATGACGGAAGGACGTATCTGCCAAGTTCATCTTCTGGACAACAGAAAACTGGAGCTGCTGGTTCAG CCAAAGCTGTTGTCCCGCGAGCTTCTGGATTTAGTCTCGTCCCACTTcaacctgaaagagaaagagtacTTTGGCTTCACGTTCGTCGATGACAC TGGTCAATGTAGATGGCTGCAGTTGGACCGCAGAGTACTGGAACATGACTTTTCCAAGAAGACGGGACCCATCGCTCTCAACTTCCTGGTTAG GTTTTACATCGAGACTATTTCCCTGCTGAAAGAGCACACGACGGTGGAGCTGTTCTTCCTCAATGCTAAAACCGGTATCTATAAC GGCGACATTGAGGTGGACAGTGAACTGGTATTCAAATTGGCTGCTCACGTACTGCAG gAAGCTAAAGGAGATTATACAAG TGATGAAGCCACCAGAGAAGATTTAAAGAAACTCCCAACTCTCCCAACGAAAGTGCTGAAGGAGCATCCATCTCTGGCGTACTG TGAGGAGAAAATGATCGAGCAGTATAAGCTGCTAAAGGGTGTGTCGAGAGGACAGGCTATCGTACA GTATCTAACGATGGTCGAGTCGCTGCCTACATACGGAGTCCACTACTACAAAGTGAAG GATAAACAGGGCATGCCGTGGTGGCTCGGGATCAGCTATAGGGGAATCGGCCAATATGATATCCAGGACAAAGTCAAACCTCGGCGg CTGTTCCAGTGGAAGCAGTTGGAGAATCTTTACTTCAGAGAGAAGAAGTTTGCAGTGGAGGTGAACGACCCTCACAG gcgAGCAGTGACTAAGCGTACGTTCGGACAGACTGGTTTAGTGATTTATACGTGGTATGCTAATCACTCTCTGATCAAAACCATCTGGGTGATGGCCATCAGTCAGCATCAGTTCTACCTCGATCGAAAACAGAGCAAG GCTAAAATGACCGCAGCCAGGAGTTTAGGAGACATCGCTGTGGACTTGACAGAAAACGGAGCAGCAAAAACCACTAAACTTAATGTAGGGACCAAAAATCAGCTCATCATGGCCAGCAACGGGAGTCTCGTCTCAACTG GTTCTGCAGACTCCGAGATGAATGACgagcagaaaaaagagaagctgGCTGAATTACGGTTGAAGGAGAAACAAATCCAGGATGTATTGAGCCTAAAAATGGCCGAGCTGAAAGAGATATGTCTGAGGGAAGCG gAGCTGACTGGTAAACTCCCCAAAGAGTACCCGATGAGTGCCGGTGAGAAACCTCCTGGCGTCAGGAGGAGAATCGGCACATCTTTCAAACTGGATGAGCTTTTCCCCTATAACGAG GATCCGTACCTGAGGAACCTGGAGAGTCGTTTTGCCCTGCAAAGGAAGATCGTGGAAGCGGCAAAAAAGCTGGCATCCGAACCCGAAATAGGCAAAACGGTGAAGAAGAAGCGGAGGAGGAACTGTCTGGATGCCATGCAGAAGCTACAGGAGATTGAGGATGAGATGAACCGCTACCGTGTGAAAAAGGGCAAAAGACCCAAGCAGAGGGCCTCGCGGATCATCGCTG AAGAACTGGGTCAGTCAGAATGCAGCTCTCTTTCTGACAGCATTCCTCTAGATGACA ATGATGTTAGTCAGCGGCGGCGATCTCGCTCCTTGCAGTGCTCTCCGTTGCTTAGCGCTCCTCCTCCGGTCAGCCTTGACTACGATACACAGAGACGATCCTCTGAGAGCGACACACACCATGACACTGCGCTGAGCAG ACTCGAGTGTGATTCTCAGTCTGGTTTGTACTACACCTCTAATGACGCCTCCTCAGCCTGCAGCAGTCCGTATAAAACCGTCCCTCGCAGGCAGGCGGAGCTTCACAACGTGGCGCAGACGCTCGCCATGACCCGGAATGCCTACAGCAGCAGCCAGCTTGG GTCCGAAGGTCCAGCTCACGCATTCCGACATCGCAGCGGAAGCCTGGAGTCGCAATCTAATTTCCTCTGTTATTCCGGTTCGGAGAGATCTGTTTTTCCAGGTCGTCGCAGCAACAGCTCTGAGGTCCTGGACGATTGCTCGAGTGTGTCTAGCGCTGATTTCGGTCCTCCTTGTCCTTCCACACCTCCGTACCTCACCACTTTATCCCTCCATCACCAACACAGCACGGGCAGCATGCCAAACCTGGTGCCCCACCATACACACCctcatgctcacacacacactcaccctcgCACACCGTACAGCCCTGCTGCATATTACTTACCCGGCTATGCCACTGCTGACTATGAGCCCTACACTAACGCCAATGCTAATGGTGCTTACGTATACGAGAATGAACTTGAAGGACACTACAACGTCAACCCTTCATATCACGCACATGGGTACCATGGCAACGGGCGCAGTAAGAATTACGGGATGGTGCACAATCCCTATGCAACCTTAAGACCTCCAAGGAGCAGGAATGAACTTTTGGCCAAAAGCATGCAGAAAGCACTAGTGGTGGAGCATCTGAGAGGCTGGTACAACCGCAACACTGCAGCACGGAGGCCAGTCTACGGCTACGAATATGACCGAGGCTACCCACATCATCTCGGGTATCAAACTCTACCAGCTCCATTTAGCAGATCCAGCAGA